Below is a genomic region from Citrobacter europaeus.
CGCTGCTGGAAAACGTCACCGTGCGCGAAGATGGTTCCATCGATTTCGATGACGGTTCCAAAACTGAAAACACCCGTGTGTCCTACCCGATTTATCACATCGAAAACATCGTTAAGCCGGTGTCGAAAGCGGGCCACGCGACCAAAGTTATCTTCCTGACCGCCGACGCGTTTGGCGTGCTGCCGCCGGTTTCTCGCCTGACGGCAGACCAAACCCAGTACCACTTCCTGTCTGGCTTCACCGCCAAACTGGCCGGTACCGAACGTGGCGTCACCGAACCAACCCCAACCTTCTCTGCCTGCTTCGGCGCAGCATTCCTGTCGCTGCACCCAACGCAGTACGCAGAAGTGCTGGTGAAACGCATGCAGGCGGCAGGTGCGCAGGCATATCTGGTTAACACTGGCTGGAACGGTACCGGCAAGCGTATCTCTATCAAAGATACCCGCGCGATCATCGACGCCATCCTGAACGGTTCGCTGGATGACGCGGAAACGTTCCGTCTGCCGATGTTTGACCTCGCTATCCCTACCGAGCTGCCGGGCGTAGACACTCGCATTCTCGATCCGCGTAATACCTACGCGTCTCCGGAGCAGTGGCAGGAAAAAGCCAATGCACTGGCGAAACTGTTTATCGAGAACTTCGAGAAATACACCGACACCCCTGCGGGTGAAGCGCTGGTTAGCGCCGGACCGAAGCTGTAACGAAAAGTGCCGGATGGCGGTTTCGCCTTATCCGGCCTACAGCAACAAAAAGGGAGGCATTTCGCCTCCCTTTGTTATGCGTCTTTCGTGTTGCCCGGCGCGCGAGTGAAGGGCACCGGAAGCCAGGCGCGAATCGACAACCCTCCTCGCTCGCTGGTACCAATTTCCAGCATACCGTTATGGTTATCGATAATACGCTGCACAATCGCCAGACCCAGCCCTGTGCCGCTGGTACTACGCGCGCTGTCGCCGCGGACAAACGGCTGGAACAGATGCTTACGCTGCTCAGGCTTGATGCCCGGACCATCATCCTCTACCTGGAACCAGGCGCGATGCGTCTCCGTACCGCTGCTGACTTTAATCCAGCCGTTGCCGTAGCGGGCGGCGTTAACCACCATATTGGCAACCGCACGCTTGATCGACAGCGGGTGCATCTTCACCTGAATGCTGCCAGGCAGCAGCGCAGTTTCGATTTCACGTTCATAGCCGCTTTCCGCCGCGACCACTTCGCCTAACACCGAATTCAGATCCGCCATCTCCATCGGCATCTCCTGACCGGTACGCAGGTAGTCGATGAACTGCTCGATAATGGCGTTACACTCTTCGATGTCCTTATTGATGGATTCCGCGAGATAACCGTCCTCTTCGCCCATCATTTCGGTCGCCAGACGAATACGCGTCAGCGGAGTACGTAAATCGTGGCTCACACCCGCCATTAACAGCGTACGGTCATCGGCCAGTTGCTTCACACCTGCGGCCATATGGTTAAAGGCTCGGGTTACGGAGCGCACCTCTGAAGCGCCATACTCACGCAACGGCGGCGGAATGATGCCTTTCCCCACCTGCAGCGCCGCATGCTCCAGATCCACCAACGGTCGGTTCTGGATACGAAT
It encodes:
- the envZ gene encoding two-component system sensor histidine kinase EnvZ, translating into MRRMRFSPRSSFARTLLLIVTLLFASLVTTYLVVLNFAILPSLQQFNKVLAYEVRMLMTDKLQLEDGTQLVVPPAFRREIYRELGISLYSNEAAEEAGLRWAQHYEFLSHQMAQQLGGPTEVRVEVNKSSPVVWLKTWLSPNIWVRVPLTEIHQGDFSPLFRYTLAIMLLAIGGAWLFIRIQNRPLVDLEHAALQVGKGIIPPPLREYGASEVRSVTRAFNHMAAGVKQLADDRTLLMAGVSHDLRTPLTRIRLATEMMGEEDGYLAESINKDIEECNAIIEQFIDYLRTGQEMPMEMADLNSVLGEVVAAESGYEREIETALLPGSIQVKMHPLSIKRAVANMVVNAARYGNGWIKVSSGTETHRAWFQVEDDGPGIKPEQRKHLFQPFVRGDSARSTSGTGLGLAIVQRIIDNHNGMLEIGTSERGGLSIRAWLPVPFTRAPGNTKDA